A part of Myxococcus landrumus genomic DNA contains:
- a CDS encoding tetratricopeptide repeat protein, translated as MSVRLVGGRRRRGLLAWAVCLLLPLSALGAGPLERDHPLIQQGREAYLAGRYEDALKAFEEAKKERPHDPAVDFNRGDALAKLGRVKDAQEVFRGVTESKRPDLQQKAWYNLGNLAATTGDRVEALKSYRRALTLDPQDIQARHNYEVVLRNLPPPQPNSADGGSDGGGDSGTDGGRPDGGEDGGTKADGGAPVDGGSDGGPDGGVDGGSDGGADGGADGGGDGGADGGGDGGADGGDGGQEGPPQKGDGGSDGGADGGDEDGDGDPRDGGSDAGTESEGDADDSSSDGGSSPSELDRQDAERLLDAMKQNEKNLQLWRFQQKKKQRKPNEKDW; from the coding sequence ATGAGCGTGCGCCTCGTGGGAGGACGTCGTCGTCGTGGGCTCCTGGCGTGGGCGGTGTGTCTGCTGCTGCCCCTGTCTGCGCTGGGGGCGGGGCCGCTGGAGCGCGACCATCCGCTGATTCAGCAGGGCCGCGAGGCCTATCTTGCGGGCCGCTACGAGGACGCGCTGAAGGCGTTCGAGGAGGCGAAGAAGGAGCGCCCGCATGACCCCGCGGTGGACTTCAACCGAGGGGATGCGCTGGCGAAGCTGGGCCGGGTGAAGGACGCGCAGGAGGTCTTCCGCGGCGTGACGGAGTCCAAGCGTCCCGACCTGCAGCAGAAGGCCTGGTACAACCTGGGCAACCTGGCGGCGACGACGGGAGACCGGGTGGAGGCGCTGAAGTCCTATCGGCGCGCGCTGACGCTGGACCCGCAGGACATCCAGGCCCGCCACAACTACGAGGTGGTGTTGCGCAACCTGCCGCCGCCTCAGCCCAACTCGGCGGATGGAGGCTCGGACGGTGGCGGGGACTCCGGTACGGATGGCGGACGTCCCGATGGCGGTGAGGACGGTGGCACCAAGGCGGACGGTGGAGCGCCCGTCGATGGTGGCTCGGACGGTGGGCCGGACGGCGGCGTGGATGGAGGCTCGGACGGCGGGGCCGACGGTGGCGCGGATGGAGGTGGAGACGGTGGCGCCGACGGTGGCGGGGATGGCGGCGCGGACGGCGGGGATGGTGGCCAGGAGGGACCTCCGCAGAAGGGTGATGGCGGCAGCGACGGCGGCGCGGATGGTGGGGATGAGGACGGGGATGGGGACCCTCGCGACGGCGGGAGCGACGCTGGCACCGAGTCGGAAGGTGATGCGGACGACTCCTCGTCGGATGGGGGCTCGAGTCCGTCGGAGCTGGACCGGCAGGATGCGGAGCGTCTGCTGGACGCGATGAAGCAGAACGAGAAGAACCTCCAGTTGTGGCGGTTCCAGCAGAAGAAGAAGCAGAGGAAGCCCAATGAGAAGGACTGGTAG
- a CDS encoding BatD family protein — MRRTGSSGPLGAVLVGLALLASAPAWAASLEFYQTVNSEEVGTEDTFVLTVVTKDAPEDAKVRLPRSDDFEVLNSSRSSQRSISLSGGGPPVIQDVTKYVLTMRANRAGNLTIPAAEMSTGGKTHRTESLQISVKPGRLGSSSRAQGGTPQGRSRDPFASLPSSQPDPFADEPVEDSPSIPRGDSDLFLRSSLDRDEVFVGEQVTLTLHIYARVDLSSVDSVMMPKLEGFWSEELDSPSRLEPEQKFVGGVPYRVYLLRRRAIFPVKSGTLSISAAEADITTGFLFAGHRLHRVSNALKVKVNPLPPGAPPGMSNANVGSWRLSVDVSQTRVELGQPVTVKVILEGSGNVKNVTPPKLVGPAPLKVYDPTTTDKVTPVRNKVQGRRVVEYLVMPQRTGTFTLPALEFPFFDSRTRKYEVARTEPITLTVEPSAGGASSLPSSSMPVQDPGNGPKNLLTPDGVRPVRFQARFVGPSEPPWKRAYFLPLVAAPLGLLLGFALLGGVRGRLATRSEADRGRQQAKAARKRLVEAEKLQAGADSGAFYAEVEKALHAFLGARLGGPVTGLTREVISERMTTAGVAPERRARVLYVLEACDLGRYGGGGDAAARQQVLDAAVAAMEGWA, encoded by the coding sequence ATGAGAAGGACTGGTAGCAGCGGCCCCCTGGGGGCGGTGCTCGTCGGGCTGGCGCTGCTGGCCTCGGCGCCGGCGTGGGCAGCGAGCCTCGAGTTCTACCAGACGGTGAACAGCGAGGAGGTCGGCACCGAGGACACGTTCGTGCTCACGGTGGTGACCAAGGACGCGCCCGAGGACGCGAAGGTGCGACTGCCGCGCTCGGACGACTTCGAGGTCCTCAACAGCTCCCGCAGCAGTCAGCGCTCCATCTCCCTGTCGGGCGGTGGACCTCCTGTCATCCAGGACGTCACCAAGTACGTCCTGACGATGCGTGCCAATCGCGCTGGCAACCTGACGATTCCCGCCGCGGAGATGTCCACGGGGGGCAAGACGCACCGGACGGAGTCCCTCCAGATTTCGGTGAAGCCGGGCCGGTTGGGTTCCTCCTCCCGGGCGCAAGGTGGGACGCCGCAGGGTCGTTCGCGAGACCCCTTCGCCAGCCTCCCCTCGAGCCAGCCGGACCCGTTCGCGGACGAGCCGGTAGAGGACTCGCCGTCGATTCCCCGGGGAGACTCGGACCTGTTCCTGCGCTCGAGCCTGGACCGGGACGAGGTCTTCGTGGGCGAGCAGGTGACGTTGACGCTCCACATCTACGCACGCGTGGACCTGTCGAGCGTGGACTCCGTGATGATGCCCAAGCTGGAGGGCTTCTGGTCGGAGGAGCTGGACAGTCCCTCGCGGCTGGAGCCCGAGCAGAAGTTCGTCGGCGGCGTGCCGTACCGGGTCTACCTCCTGCGCCGCCGGGCCATCTTCCCGGTGAAGTCCGGCACGCTCTCCATTTCGGCGGCGGAGGCGGACATCACCACGGGCTTCCTCTTCGCGGGCCACCGGCTGCACCGCGTGTCGAATGCGCTCAAGGTGAAGGTGAATCCGCTGCCGCCGGGCGCGCCGCCGGGCATGTCCAATGCGAACGTGGGCTCGTGGCGGCTGTCCGTGGACGTGTCCCAGACGCGCGTGGAGCTGGGCCAGCCCGTCACGGTGAAGGTCATCCTGGAGGGCTCGGGCAACGTGAAGAACGTCACGCCGCCCAAGCTGGTGGGTCCCGCGCCGCTGAAGGTCTATGACCCCACGACGACCGACAAGGTCACCCCCGTGCGCAACAAGGTGCAGGGCCGTCGCGTCGTGGAGTACCTGGTGATGCCGCAGCGCACGGGCACCTTCACGCTGCCCGCGCTGGAGTTCCCCTTCTTTGATTCGCGCACGCGGAAGTACGAGGTGGCGCGCACGGAACCCATCACCCTCACGGTGGAGCCCTCGGCGGGGGGCGCGTCGTCGCTGCCCTCGTCTTCGATGCCGGTGCAGGACCCGGGCAATGGGCCGAAGAACCTGCTGACCCCGGACGGGGTGCGGCCGGTGCGCTTCCAGGCTCGCTTCGTCGGGCCGTCAGAGCCGCCCTGGAAACGCGCCTACTTCCTGCCGCTGGTGGCCGCGCCGCTGGGGCTTCTGCTGGGCTTCGCGTTGCTCGGTGGCGTGCGCGGGCGACTGGCGACGCGCAGCGAGGCGGACCGGGGGCGTCAGCAGGCGAAGGCGGCTCGAAAGCGGCTGGTGGAGGCGGAGAAGCTTCAGGCGGGGGCCGACTCGGGGGCCTTCTATGCGGAGGTGGAGAAGGCGCTGCATGCCTTCCTGGGTGCGCGCCTGGGCGGACCGGTGACGGGCCTCACGCGTGAGGTCATCTCCGAGCGCATGACGACGGCGGGTGTGGCGCCCGAGCGGCGAGCCCGGGTGCTGTACGTGCTGGAGGCCTGCGACCTCGGTCGCTACGGCGGAGGTGGAGACGCCGCCGCGCGGCAGCAGGTGCTGGATGCCGCGGTCGCGGCCATGGAGGGCTGGGCGTGA
- a CDS encoding tetratricopeptide repeat protein, protein MSDYYSPAEAQDVFLKANEAYSRGDYAQAQAGYEKLLSHGHGGPDVLYNLGTAYLAQGDLGRAVLALEQAKKQGGRAPDLEANLAMARERQVDKVVGATAEEEFLPRVTAATDGSLVAWTFLGTWVGALLLVLVLRWMSPGRRMGVGIVMALLFAVAIPSGGLLAAHAYVEHTVHEAVVLSPTLVARELPQPGARSIFEVHAGLKVRLLEDSGRFVRIRLPNGLEGWAERDGVERI, encoded by the coding sequence GTGAGCGACTACTACTCGCCGGCGGAGGCGCAGGACGTCTTCCTGAAGGCCAATGAGGCTTATTCGCGCGGGGACTACGCGCAGGCGCAGGCGGGCTACGAGAAGCTCCTCTCGCACGGCCACGGGGGACCGGATGTCCTCTACAACCTGGGCACCGCGTACCTGGCGCAGGGGGACTTGGGTCGGGCGGTGCTCGCGCTGGAGCAGGCGAAGAAGCAGGGCGGCCGCGCGCCGGACTTGGAGGCCAACCTGGCGATGGCGCGCGAGCGTCAGGTGGACAAGGTGGTGGGGGCCACGGCGGAGGAGGAGTTCCTGCCGAGGGTGACGGCGGCCACGGATGGCTCGCTCGTCGCCTGGACCTTCTTGGGGACGTGGGTGGGCGCGCTCCTGCTGGTGCTGGTGTTGCGGTGGATGTCCCCGGGCCGGCGCATGGGGGTGGGCATCGTGATGGCGTTGTTGTTCGCGGTGGCGATTCCCTCGGGTGGGTTGCTGGCCGCTCACGCCTATGTGGAGCACACGGTGCATGAGGCCGTGGTGCTGTCGCCCACGCTGGTGGCGCGCGAGCTGCCGCAGCCTGGCGCACGCTCCATCTTCGAGGTGCATGCGGGCCTCAAGGTGCGGCTCCTGGAGGACAGCGGCCGTTTCGTGCGCATCCGCCTGCCCAATGGCCTGGAGGGCTGGGCCGAGCGCGACGGCGTCGAGAGAATCTAG
- a CDS encoding tetratricopeptide repeat protein, translating into MGEDDFQCEHCGLLLDPEQASGEYTITEPTIVRALLSPPQRTRTMEVPRPPPQAPAAHHQATARFTVPMDENTVPHLRAGLNIALQPLHPFEAHIASFVDGVQAVPQLARAARLPEIEVKVVLKALLERGVLELHRPPVSAPPRSLTAEMPVLDGGEFLAQEELDGPEAPTLREAALPALSWGEPAMGVALGAEEDFSSLALGDDEPVAPMSPPRPPEPTRAARPLARTTSATDLPPPLLPRATPPPEAMARRITPAPAPSSTPPAPLPAARVPPPSLVGATRSVPPPSKNRPESNAALAMHASPGMAPAAVPADSRVHPSNVTASSAPTLPASPLPLATAPVVPERALRSPRATLPLDAPVPIATNSPEDILQRAVRLERSGHVDRAIQVLSKAIDQTPEAAVLLSKLALILVHQRKDYAQAAKLLERAVELEPGNTVFQQNLLKVAALSAAASGQHKARKPGLLARLTGKGS; encoded by the coding sequence GTGGGAGAGGACGACTTCCAGTGTGAGCACTGCGGGTTGCTCCTGGACCCGGAGCAGGCCAGCGGCGAGTACACCATCACCGAGCCCACCATCGTCCGCGCGCTGCTCTCACCGCCGCAGCGCACGCGAACCATGGAGGTTCCCCGGCCGCCTCCCCAGGCCCCCGCGGCGCACCACCAGGCCACCGCGCGCTTCACCGTGCCCATGGATGAGAACACGGTGCCCCACCTGCGCGCCGGGCTGAACATCGCCCTGCAGCCCCTGCACCCGTTCGAAGCGCACATCGCGTCCTTCGTCGACGGAGTCCAGGCCGTGCCCCAGCTCGCGCGCGCGGCACGCCTGCCTGAAATCGAGGTGAAGGTCGTCCTCAAGGCCCTGCTGGAGCGAGGCGTCCTCGAGTTGCACAGGCCCCCCGTCAGCGCTCCACCGCGCAGTCTCACGGCCGAGATGCCCGTGCTCGACGGCGGTGAGTTCCTCGCCCAGGAGGAGCTGGACGGGCCCGAGGCCCCCACGCTCCGGGAGGCCGCGCTCCCCGCCCTCTCCTGGGGCGAGCCCGCGATGGGCGTGGCCCTGGGTGCGGAGGAGGACTTCTCCTCCCTGGCGCTCGGCGACGATGAACCCGTCGCCCCCATGAGCCCTCCGCGTCCCCCCGAGCCGACTCGCGCCGCGCGGCCGCTCGCGCGCACCACGAGCGCCACCGACCTGCCGCCGCCCCTCCTTCCACGAGCAACACCGCCCCCCGAGGCCATGGCTCGCCGGATAACCCCCGCGCCCGCGCCCTCATCGACGCCTCCGGCCCCCCTTCCCGCTGCGAGGGTTCCTCCTCCCAGCCTCGTCGGAGCCACCCGCTCCGTGCCGCCCCCCTCCAAGAACAGGCCGGAGAGCAACGCGGCCCTGGCCATGCACGCCTCACCTGGGATGGCGCCCGCCGCCGTTCCAGCCGACTCCAGGGTCCACCCCTCGAACGTCACGGCGAGCTCCGCGCCCACGCTTCCCGCCTCGCCGCTCCCGCTGGCCACGGCCCCGGTCGTCCCGGAGCGCGCGCTCCGCTCACCGAGGGCCACCCTGCCCCTGGATGCCCCCGTGCCCATCGCCACCAACTCGCCGGAGGACATCCTCCAGCGGGCCGTGCGACTGGAGCGCTCGGGGCATGTGGACCGAGCCATCCAGGTCCTCAGCAAGGCCATCGACCAGACGCCGGAAGCCGCCGTGCTCCTCAGCAAGCTGGCCCTCATCCTGGTCCATCAACGCAAGGACTACGCCCAGGCCGCGAAGCTGCTGGAGCGCGCGGTGGAGCTGGAGCCGGGCAACACCGTCTTCCAGCAGAACCTCCTCAAGGTCGCGGCCCTGTCCGCCGCCGCCTCGGGCCAGCACAAGGCGCGCAAGCCCGGGCTCCTCGCCCGCCTCACGGGAAAGGGAAGCTGA
- a CDS encoding response regulator — MAGMSQAPFHILLVEDEPVIRELVRSMLSDGTVDVVCAANGLEGLKLARSRTFHLILMDVVLPQLDGISACRILKSDPVTAPVPLYMLTAKAKKSDVESATQAGADGYIHKPFRGAELMALVERLRVAPPRSEPA, encoded by the coding sequence ATGGCTGGCATGTCCCAGGCACCCTTTCACATCCTGCTCGTCGAGGATGAACCGGTCATCCGGGAGCTGGTGCGCTCGATGTTGAGCGACGGCACCGTGGACGTGGTGTGCGCGGCCAACGGGCTGGAGGGACTGAAGCTGGCGCGCAGCCGGACCTTCCACCTCATCCTGATGGATGTCGTGTTGCCCCAGCTCGACGGCATCTCCGCCTGTCGCATCCTGAAGAGCGACCCCGTCACGGCGCCGGTTCCGCTCTACATGCTCACCGCGAAGGCGAAGAAGTCGGACGTGGAGAGCGCGACGCAGGCGGGCGCGGACGGCTACATCCACAAGCCCTTCCGAGGCGCGGAGCTGATGGCGCTGGTGGAGCGGCTGCGGGTGGCTCCGCCCCGCTCTGAGCCCGCCTGA
- a CDS encoding PilZ domain-containing protein: protein MQPSPGGPHIAERFHPRVEANFPVKVILPGRDVMVQARDVSMAGLFLLAHPGDSQRYLTLGLPLPGDREIVTTCTIRRREADGVALEFGALDWDDLIALARFLHPRLP from the coding sequence ATGCAGCCTTCCCCTGGTGGCCCCCACATCGCCGAACGCTTCCATCCGCGCGTCGAGGCGAACTTCCCCGTGAAGGTCATCCTGCCTGGACGCGACGTCATGGTTCAGGCCCGGGATGTCTCCATGGCGGGCCTCTTCCTGCTCGCCCACCCCGGCGACAGCCAGCGGTACCTCACCCTGGGCCTGCCTCTGCCCGGGGACCGCGAAATCGTCACCACCTGCACCATCCGCCGCCGCGAAGCAGACGGCGTGGCGCTGGAGTTTGGCGCGCTCGACTGGGACGACCTCATCGCCCTGGCGCGCTTCCTCCACCCGCGCCTGCCCTGA
- a CDS encoding ATP-dependent helicase HrpB — translation MSVDKVGAVGGAGLVSVESGGGRFDKVLEGVRGPPREGSVPAAMEGSKCSGVEATRGVARVESGGTQASAGAVEARTHGRVDSVQSAREQQAAQVLDRVGQAQKRLDSILAMAESGRDFSAAELLALQAQVYRASQELDLAGKVVEKATGGVKQVLQTQV, via the coding sequence ATGAGCGTGGACAAGGTGGGAGCGGTCGGGGGCGCGGGCCTGGTGTCCGTGGAGTCCGGCGGGGGGCGGTTCGACAAGGTGCTGGAAGGAGTCCGGGGCCCTCCGAGAGAGGGCTCGGTGCCAGCGGCGATGGAAGGCTCGAAGTGCTCTGGCGTCGAGGCCACTCGCGGCGTCGCGAGAGTCGAGAGCGGGGGGACACAGGCTTCAGCGGGGGCGGTCGAGGCGAGGACGCACGGGCGGGTGGATTCGGTGCAGTCGGCGCGCGAGCAGCAGGCGGCGCAGGTCTTGGATCGCGTGGGGCAGGCGCAGAAGCGGTTGGACAGCATCCTGGCGATGGCGGAATCGGGCCGCGATTTCTCGGCCGCGGAGCTGCTCGCGTTGCAGGCGCAGGTCTACCGCGCGAGCCAGGAGCTCGACCTGGCCGGCAAGGTCGTCGAGAAGGCGACCGGTGGTGTGAAGCAGGTTCTCCAGACGCAGGTTTGA
- a CDS encoding flagellar M-ring protein FliF — protein sequence MSLTPRHALLVLLLLGTAACRERIQHGLDERQANELQSVLIERGLDARKVPEAGKKPSWAIEVSGEQSSDAVRVLAELGLPRPAMEVGCDVLGGGGGLVRTPMEESVCRVRVLERGLEKTLQSMEGVLLARVHLVIPPPPRPGQSLGAAKASALLRVMPGNAARVRQSSDVMKALLAGGVEGLSAESVSLWVDEVPTRALVSSGGGSSSLTRLRWLLVMLGVLVTGLSWALVWVTLRMRHFRDLRVTPPAPPVPARPVVSPGAARKVA from the coding sequence ATGTCACTGACTCCCCGGCATGCCCTGCTCGTCCTGTTGCTCCTGGGGACGGCGGCGTGCAGAGAGCGTATTCAGCATGGGTTGGACGAGCGCCAGGCCAATGAGCTGCAGTCGGTGCTCATTGAGCGAGGGCTGGATGCTCGCAAGGTCCCGGAGGCGGGCAAGAAGCCGTCGTGGGCCATCGAAGTCTCCGGAGAACAGTCCTCGGACGCGGTGAGAGTCCTCGCGGAGCTGGGCTTGCCGAGGCCCGCGATGGAGGTGGGCTGTGACGTATTGGGAGGGGGCGGTGGGTTGGTGCGCACGCCGATGGAGGAGTCGGTCTGCCGGGTGCGGGTGCTCGAGAGGGGCTTGGAGAAGACGCTCCAGTCGATGGAGGGGGTGCTGCTGGCGCGCGTGCACCTGGTGATTCCACCTCCGCCGCGTCCGGGGCAGAGCCTGGGGGCGGCGAAGGCGTCGGCGCTGCTTCGAGTCATGCCTGGCAATGCGGCCCGGGTGCGTCAGTCCTCGGACGTGATGAAGGCATTGCTGGCGGGCGGCGTGGAAGGACTCTCGGCCGAGTCTGTGTCGCTGTGGGTGGATGAGGTGCCCACGCGCGCCCTGGTGTCCTCGGGAGGCGGGTCGTCCTCGCTCACGAGGCTGAGGTGGCTGCTCGTGATGCTGGGCGTGTTGGTGACGGGACTGTCGTGGGCCTTGGTGTGGGTGACGTTGCGGATGCGTCACTTCCGCGACCTGCGTGTGACTCCGCCCGCGCCTCCGGTGCCAGCGCGTCCGGTGGTCTCGCCTGGGGCCGCTCGCAAGGTGGCCTGA
- a CDS encoding FliM/FliN family flagellar motor switch protein — MNQDTEPSTFRVPDRLRRLGTRRMSRAHLALSERPRVAALGREALSEVCSALSRELGCPVKAEARLLEAVVPAARGPTRPAVFVLLELSAVGSVAVLELEPVLAVSALERIAGSAGKPGVVTELARLEEATLAYLLLVALSAVRARSELYPALAPRLSAVTMRGEEVLARLREQQPWVGVELDLTVGSVRGGGRLLLPGPVLQLALQGFPVERRMEASPEVLAASLKLRCLLGQTPLSAEAVDALTVGDVVVFEGVRREGARLLGDGRLVARGFTLIGAFQPEGFSLTRAHVRARFQESNMSMVNERGEVIPPLPVDVEVELTRVLVPLSELAALKPGALLPLHINASEPVLLRVGDRVVARAELVDLEGEVGARVLALLP, encoded by the coding sequence ATGAATCAAGACACCGAACCTTCGACTTTTCGTGTGCCAGACCGGCTGCGCCGACTGGGGACCCGACGGATGAGCCGGGCGCACCTCGCGCTCTCGGAGCGGCCTCGTGTGGCGGCCTTGGGACGGGAGGCCCTCTCGGAAGTCTGTTCCGCGCTGAGCCGTGAGCTGGGGTGTCCCGTGAAGGCGGAGGCCCGGCTGCTGGAGGCGGTGGTTCCAGCCGCGCGAGGGCCGACGCGGCCGGCGGTCTTCGTCCTGCTGGAGCTGTCCGCGGTGGGGAGTGTGGCGGTGTTGGAGCTGGAGCCCGTGCTGGCTGTCTCGGCGCTGGAGCGCATCGCGGGCTCGGCCGGGAAGCCTGGGGTGGTGACGGAGCTGGCTCGGCTGGAGGAGGCCACGCTGGCGTACCTGCTGTTGGTGGCGCTCTCGGCGGTGCGTGCCCGGTCGGAGCTCTACCCCGCGCTGGCGCCTCGGCTGTCGGCGGTGACGATGCGCGGAGAGGAAGTCCTGGCCCGGCTGCGCGAGCAGCAGCCGTGGGTCGGCGTGGAGTTGGATTTGACGGTGGGGAGTGTGCGTGGGGGCGGGCGGCTGTTGCTTCCGGGGCCGGTGCTTCAGTTGGCGTTGCAGGGGTTTCCGGTGGAGCGGCGCATGGAGGCCTCGCCGGAGGTGCTCGCGGCATCGCTCAAGTTGCGATGCCTCCTGGGCCAGACGCCGCTGTCCGCCGAGGCGGTGGATGCGCTGACGGTGGGGGATGTCGTCGTCTTCGAGGGGGTTCGCCGCGAGGGTGCGCGCCTGCTGGGAGACGGAAGGCTGGTGGCCCGTGGCTTCACGCTCATCGGAGCGTTCCAGCCCGAGGGTTTTTCGCTGACCCGCGCGCACGTCCGCGCGCGATTCCAGGAGTCGAACATGTCGATGGTGAATGAACGCGGCGAGGTCATTCCTCCGCTTCCGGTGGACGTGGAGGTGGAGCTGACGCGGGTGCTGGTTCCGCTCTCGGAGTTGGCGGCGTTGAAGCCGGGCGCCCTCCTCCCTCTGCACATCAATGCGAGTGAGCCCGTGTTGTTGCGAGTGGGGGACCGGGTGGTGGCGCGAGCCGAGCTGGTGGACCTCGAGGGCGAGGTGGGTGCCCGTGTCCTGGCCTTGCTGCCATGA